The Bacillota bacterium LX-D genome contains a region encoding:
- a CDS encoding FAD-dependent oxidoreductase produces the protein MEQVVVLGGGLAGCTTALELANLGFEVILVEQSDRLGGKVRDYGCKASGKCNNCGLCLSQGLWKAVEANSKIDLRLKHKLIEVTGEYPNIQINIEGPQGSEQISNITSLVVAVGFEFSSLSCAQLEVEPGSKIITGSQLEKIAKDRSLDAFFEDPPRTIAFIQCFGSRNIKERATYCSKVCCGYSTRLALAIKKLHPETKITFFYMDLQQVKKGNYFDELVQEGIEFIKCRPVSINKGEPDFILYEHPGKTGLQRLETDLTVLTEGIRPSASTEELAELCQLAVDQKGFLKTIKDSAKTGIYVVGCAKGPAKIEETYSEALLTARKIAAQSNLQFKTVAESGLKEIEGAEAVL, from the coding sequence GTGGAACAAGTTGTTGTTTTGGGTGGCGGACTTGCAGGATGTACTACAGCATTAGAATTAGCCAATCTGGGGTTCGAAGTAATTTTAGTAGAGCAATCCGATAGGCTTGGGGGGAAGGTCCGAGATTATGGCTGTAAGGCATCAGGTAAATGCAACAACTGCGGGTTATGTTTAAGCCAAGGTTTATGGAAAGCAGTTGAGGCTAACTCAAAAATTGATCTTAGGTTAAAGCATAAACTAATCGAAGTGACGGGGGAGTATCCGAATATCCAAATTAACATTGAGGGTCCCCAAGGGAGTGAACAAATAAGCAATATTACCAGTCTAGTAGTAGCAGTAGGTTTTGAATTCTCAAGCTTGTCCTGCGCTCAACTTGAAGTTGAACCTGGAAGTAAAATAATAACTGGCAGTCAATTAGAAAAGATTGCCAAAGATCGTAGCTTAGATGCTTTTTTTGAAGATCCGCCGAGGACTATTGCATTTATCCAATGTTTTGGCTCAAGGAATATAAAAGAAAGAGCCACATATTGCTCCAAGGTTTGCTGCGGTTACTCGACTCGCCTGGCACTAGCTATTAAAAAATTGCATCCTGAAACAAAGATTACTTTCTTTTATATGGATTTACAACAAGTTAAAAAGGGCAATTATTTCGATGAGCTAGTGCAGGAAGGCATTGAATTTATAAAATGTCGTCCGGTAAGTATAAATAAAGGCGAACCAGATTTCATTCTTTATGAACATCCAGGAAAAACTGGGCTGCAGCGATTAGAGACTGATTTAACAGTTTTAACAGAGGGTATTAGGCCTTCTGCCTCAACTGAAGAACTTGCAGAACTTTGTCAATTGGCTGTCGACCAAAAGGGGTTCTTAAAAACTATTAAGGATAGTGCAAAAACAGGAATATACGTCGTAGGTTGTGCCAAAGGACCTGCCAAAATAGAGGAAACTTATAGTGAAGCCTTGTTAACAGCTCGTAAAATCGCAGCCCAAAGTAATTTGCAATTTAAGACAGTTGCTGAATCCGGCTTAAAAGAAATAGAGGGGGCGGAGGCGGTTCTATGA
- a CDS encoding 4Fe-4S binding protein, producing the protein MKIAVIGSYKIPNKVVEKLQSYGLTPILVDHEEKITSLKGEKRDFVLNFISNSAQKSERVDYVLYLNKPTTILTEHNYAAKGSQCPIVFLLDYSSESPDYITQMALKAALKYSEEKQKVYYLARLMKTASAGYEELYREARKAGVVFIKYQQVEFEELANNCVKLTAWDDYGEICFPQAYLIIAQANLPNNDAETIAKKLRLKVDDQGILSEEKFYLYPVLTNRKGVFVLDFQGDSLEWSRCEQQLEQIWAEICKDINSPSNEEHVLIDAEKCAFCYTCYRVCPHGAMTPDLDKAAMKNLTEACSGCGLCAAFCPANAIKLANGCDKNSIAENCTIFSCKNSAQTALEEAGIKNYVPLACGSELSENIILEALRKTKKVLIAVCVDEACRHFEGKNHAGNVVKNVQAMLKAAGMDENGVALIELSPAMGAGVSKFLKPSI; encoded by the coding sequence ATGAAAATAGCAGTTATTGGTAGTTATAAGATACCAAATAAAGTTGTTGAAAAACTGCAGTCCTATGGTTTAACTCCTATTTTGGTTGATCATGAGGAAAAAATCACTAGTTTAAAGGGAGAAAAAAGAGATTTTGTACTTAATTTTATTTCTAACTCTGCACAAAAATCAGAAAGAGTAGATTATGTATTATATTTAAATAAGCCTACAACAATTCTTACAGAACATAATTATGCCGCAAAGGGCAGTCAATGTCCAATTGTATTTCTTTTAGACTATTCAAGTGAATCTCCTGATTATATAACTCAAATGGCCTTAAAAGCAGCTTTAAAATATTCTGAAGAAAAACAAAAAGTCTATTATCTAGCTCGCTTGATGAAAACAGCATCTGCTGGCTATGAAGAACTTTATAGAGAAGCAAGAAAAGCTGGAGTTGTTTTTATTAAATACCAGCAAGTCGAATTTGAAGAATTGGCTAATAACTGTGTAAAATTAACGGCTTGGGATGATTATGGGGAAATATGTTTCCCTCAAGCTTATTTGATAATAGCCCAAGCTAATTTACCTAATAATGATGCAGAAACTATTGCTAAAAAGCTGCGTTTAAAGGTTGACGATCAAGGAATTCTTTCCGAAGAAAAATTTTATTTATACCCGGTTCTGACCAACAGAAAAGGGGTATTTGTTCTAGATTTTCAGGGAGATTCCTTGGAGTGGAGCCGTTGCGAACAGCAACTGGAACAGATTTGGGCGGAAATATGTAAGGATATTAACAGCCCTTCTAATGAAGAACATGTTTTAATTGATGCAGAAAAATGTGCTTTTTGCTATACGTGCTATCGTGTTTGTCCTCACGGTGCCATGACCCCTGATCTTGATAAAGCTGCCATGAAAAATTTAACAGAAGCGTGTTCCGGCTGCGGCCTATGTGCTGCTTTTTGTCCGGCAAACGCCATAAAATTGGCTAATGGCTGCGATAAGAATTCGATAGCTGAAAACTGTACAATTTTCAGTTGTAAAAATTCGGCCCAGACAGCTCTAGAAGAAGCAGGCATTAAGAATTATGTACCTTTAGCTTGTGGCAGTGAACTTTCAGAAAATATAATACTTGAGGCTTTACGAAAAACCAAAAAGGTGCTAATAGCTGTTTGTGTTGATGAAGCTTGCCGTCACTTTGAAGGGAAAAATCATGCTGGTAATGTAGTTAAAAATGTTCAGGCAATGTTGAAAGCAGCTGGTATGGATGAAAACGGAGTTGCTCTGATCGAACTTTCCCCGGCTATGGGAGCTGGAGTTAGTAAATTTCTTAAGCCTAGCATTTAA
- a CDS encoding methylenetetrahydrofolate reductase C-terminal domain-containing protein, with translation MIVAEQKPIEEIIQSLEGYSNIILAACGTCVTVCMAGGEKEALDLAALLSARSSEQKHDINIQVIAPKRQCDSEFLEEFGTQIEQADVVLSMACGAGVQFMAQIFPEKIILPALNTKFIGVTQDVGIWTEMCQGCGDCILEKTGGVCPVARCSKSNFNGPCGGSENGKCEVSPDIDCGWQLIYNRLKKIGKLENLYEIIEPKNWSTSRDGGPRRVVKEAGE, from the coding sequence GTGATTGTAGCGGAGCAAAAACCCATTGAAGAGATTATTCAATCTCTAGAGGGTTATAGTAACATCATACTTGCAGCATGTGGAACGTGTGTAACTGTGTGCATGGCTGGCGGGGAAAAAGAAGCGCTTGATTTGGCAGCATTGTTATCCGCAAGAAGCAGTGAGCAAAAGCACGATATTAATATCCAAGTAATTGCTCCTAAAAGGCAATGTGATAGTGAATTTTTAGAGGAATTCGGTACTCAAATTGAACAAGCAGATGTCGTATTATCTATGGCTTGCGGTGCAGGAGTTCAATTCATGGCTCAAATTTTCCCTGAGAAAATAATACTGCCTGCCTTAAATACAAAGTTCATTGGTGTGACACAGGATGTTGGTATTTGGACGGAAATGTGCCAAGGCTGTGGCGACTGTATTTTAGAAAAAACTGGGGGAGTATGTCCAGTAGCACGTTGTTCTAAAAGTAACTTCAATGGCCCCTGTGGTGGCTCTGAAAATGGCAAATGTGAAGTTAGTCCTGACATAGACTGTGGATGGCAGCTTATTTATAACCGTTTGAAAAAGATAGGTAAGTTAGAAAATCTTTATGAAATTATAGAACCCAAAAATTGGAGCACCAGTCGAGATGGAGGACCTAGACGAGTCGTAAAGGAGGCAGGTGAATAA
- a CDS encoding methylenetetrahydrofolate reductase: MVDKSRLQQLLEAGHFTVTAEVGPPMSADAENVRQKARELVNIADAVNVTDNQTAIVRMSSIAAAYLCLQEGIEPIVQMTCRDRNRIAIQSDLLGASALGLKNLLCLSGDHQVFGNHPQAKNVYDIDSIQLVQSLRKLRDDKVFISGTQSKKPAEFFLGVAANPFGEPEELQMIRLHKKIAAGAQFIQTQAIYDIEKFAKWMEVVRAAGLHKKAYILAGIIVNKSVKSLEMTQKVAGVYVPDNLITRMRNAAASAGPDAPAAEVKKAVEAEGVEIALDLIKGLQKIEGVHGIHIMAVGWESIVPEVVKRAGLLPRPIPEEVKKEMTNQREGE; the protein is encoded by the coding sequence ATGGTAGATAAAAGCAGACTACAGCAGCTTTTAGAAGCAGGACATTTTACTGTAACTGCTGAAGTTGGTCCGCCTATGAGCGCCGATGCGGAAAACGTACGACAAAAGGCTCGTGAGTTAGTGAATATTGCCGATGCGGTAAATGTAACAGACAATCAAACAGCTATTGTCCGTATGTCAAGTATAGCTGCGGCATATCTTTGCTTGCAGGAAGGCATTGAACCTATTGTCCAAATGACTTGTCGTGACCGTAACCGTATTGCTATCCAAAGTGATTTGCTTGGGGCTTCAGCATTAGGGTTGAAAAATTTATTGTGTCTGTCAGGAGACCACCAAGTGTTTGGCAATCACCCTCAGGCCAAGAATGTTTATGACATTGATTCTATTCAATTAGTACAATCATTAAGAAAACTAAGAGACGATAAGGTTTTTATTAGTGGCACTCAGAGTAAAAAGCCTGCTGAATTTTTCTTAGGTGTAGCGGCTAACCCATTTGGAGAGCCTGAAGAGCTGCAAATGATTCGCTTACATAAGAAAATTGCGGCAGGTGCACAGTTTATTCAAACTCAGGCTATTTATGATATTGAAAAATTTGCTAAATGGATGGAAGTTGTTAGAGCTGCTGGTTTGCATAAAAAAGCATATATCTTAGCTGGGATAATTGTTAATAAATCAGTAAAATCACTAGAAATGACTCAAAAGGTTGCAGGTGTATATGTTCCTGATAATTTAATTACTAGAATGAGAAATGCCGCAGCCAGCGCTGGACCGGATGCTCCTGCTGCTGAAGTGAAAAAAGCGGTTGAAGCAGAAGGCGTTGAAATTGCTTTAGACTTAATTAAAGGATTGCAAAAAATTGAAGGCGTTCATGGTATTCATATTATGGCCGTAGGCTGGGAAAGTATTGTACCAGAAGTAGTTAAAAGAGCAGGACTACTGCCAAGGCCTATACCAGAAGAGGTTAAGAAAGAAATGACAAATCAGAGGGAGGGAGAATAA
- a CDS encoding 4Fe-4S dicluster domain-containing protein produces MPAELKDRIALMPGGEQVNLCFLCGTCTAGCPVSLLDPDYNPRKIMRMISLGMEKELLSSPELWLCSQCHICVAHCPQDVRFADVMRVLRQMALEQGYVTDEFVQEFNQLEDEIKKQRINKIREFINNNRSVIMQKVE; encoded by the coding sequence ATGCCTGCCGAGTTGAAAGATCGAATTGCTTTAATGCCCGGAGGGGAACAAGTTAATTTATGTTTTTTGTGTGGAACCTGTACGGCGGGATGCCCTGTTAGTCTTTTGGATCCTGATTATAATCCCAGAAAAATTATGCGGATGATTTCATTGGGTATGGAAAAAGAATTATTATCGTCTCCGGAACTATGGTTATGCAGCCAATGTCATATCTGTGTGGCGCATTGCCCGCAAGATGTGCGTTTTGCCGATGTTATGCGGGTTCTACGCCAAATGGCTTTGGAACAAGGTTATGTTACGGACGAATTTGTTCAGGAATTTAATCAACTAGAAGATGAGATTAAGAAGCAACGGATTAACAAAATTCGCGAATTTATCAACAATAATCGAAGTGTGATTATGCAAAAAGTTGAGTAG
- a CDS encoding FAD-dependent oxidoreductase, whose translation MKKPVLVLGGGIAGIQASLDLAEMGVPVFLVEEGPSIGGRMAQLDKTFPTNDCSACILAPKVTSCYNHPLVKTFTWSELTEIQGEAPNFKAIVRKKARFVNEDKCIGCNACTTKCPIDAKSEFEMGIGTRHAVYKPYAQAVPNKVVIDKKGTSPCSINCPIYLNAHGMVSLTAKGRMEEALQLARQITPFVAVLGQVCDGSCESNCYRQHVDEAIDISSVEKLLVLNEKQQGKTPKLPVAKEQKDESIAVIGAGPAGLNCAYQLALKGYNVTVLETESQPGRMLNSEISGKNLDKELLGYELQLIESLGVDIRCGQSLKNDLSPSQLTEQGYKAIFVAMSKDELEKLSGLDQPNVFIFEEVESVIENIAQGNKVAKQIINFLTGDDLPLEKEMLPQVPVSKVNLKQKTSPSLLKDKLNSFNQLKVDEISEILQKEAGRCLNCAGCSECRACERVCAPKAIWHEQRDEMVELSVSSVILASGYETVKNIPVEWGYGAFPNVVTSLEYERILCASGPFQGHVQRPSDGKPPVRIAFIQCVGSRDHQCERDYCSAVCCMYAVKEAVITKEHLPSVQDIDIYYMDMRAYGKDFERYIENAKEKYGIGFIRSRVAEVAEDKQTSDMILKYTDEEGRLSTAQYDLVVLSVGMEGNKDILPVLEKTGVKTDGAGFCWINEVNPPGTTVDGIFSCGVLAGPKDIPETVIEASAAASAAAQLAGANEVERQQYENYFKQPPEPVLQDVSREPLRIGVFVCSCGTNIGGYVDVKAVAQYAKTLPFVEYTKDNIYSCSLDTQKAMADRIKKNKLNRVVVASCTPRTHERLFQEVLASAGLNPYLLTMANIREQCSWVHMNNPDLATEKAKDLVRMAVGKVTYAKPLSKQKISVTKSGLVIGGGIAGMTAALEIAGMGYPVTIVERNSQLGGNALWKFKTAKGRRISSLLQKLQSRIANNSNIRVLLNSEIVSIDGYVGNFKTLIKSGDLEHEINHGVIVVATGAGNYSTSDYLYGQHPMVITQKELEELATSGELENYLAEHHIKNVSMIQCVGSREPEHPYCSRVCCNQALNNSLMLKEKDPELNISVLYRDIRSYGENELQYRKVRKAGVQFIRFEAESKPKVEKTEDGLTITVQEPLLDQELKLNVDLIVLSTATVPNVEENRRLAQMLKVPLNQDGFFLEAHAKLRPVDFATEGVYVCGLAHAPKSMKESMTQGKAAAARAATVIAKDYLETEGTIAQVDEAYCTGCGTCVKVCAYGAINVEEIVKRNGTIKKAVVNSALCKGCGTCAATCRCGAVDINGFSDRQVLSEVESFLKLS comes from the coding sequence ATGAAAAAGCCAGTACTTGTTTTAGGAGGCGGAATTGCTGGAATCCAGGCTTCTTTGGATCTGGCTGAAATGGGAGTACCTGTTTTTCTAGTTGAAGAAGGACCAAGCATTGGCGGCAGAATGGCTCAGCTTGATAAAACATTTCCTACTAATGATTGTTCTGCTTGTATTTTAGCTCCTAAAGTTACATCTTGCTATAATCACCCATTAGTTAAAACGTTTACATGGAGCGAACTAACAGAAATTCAAGGGGAAGCACCTAATTTCAAGGCGATAGTCAGGAAAAAAGCGCGTTTTGTCAATGAAGATAAATGTATAGGTTGTAATGCCTGTACTACAAAATGTCCAATTGATGCCAAAAGTGAATTTGAAATGGGAATAGGAACAAGACACGCTGTTTACAAGCCTTATGCGCAAGCCGTCCCTAATAAAGTTGTCATCGATAAAAAAGGTACTTCGCCATGCTCTATTAATTGCCCAATTTATTTAAATGCCCACGGAATGGTTTCATTAACGGCCAAAGGGAGAATGGAAGAAGCATTGCAGCTTGCTAGGCAGATAACTCCATTTGTAGCAGTACTAGGTCAAGTTTGTGATGGATCTTGTGAAAGCAACTGTTATCGCCAGCATGTTGATGAAGCTATTGATATTTCATCTGTGGAAAAACTTTTAGTTCTTAATGAAAAACAGCAAGGGAAAACGCCAAAATTACCAGTAGCAAAAGAACAAAAAGATGAGTCTATCGCAGTAATTGGGGCAGGACCGGCTGGACTTAACTGTGCATATCAATTAGCCCTTAAAGGCTATAATGTGACAGTATTGGAAACTGAGTCCCAACCAGGAAGGATGCTTAACTCTGAAATTAGTGGTAAAAATCTGGACAAAGAACTTTTGGGCTATGAACTGCAGTTAATTGAAAGTTTGGGAGTAGATATACGTTGTGGACAGTCTCTGAAAAATGATTTAAGTCCTAGTCAACTAACAGAACAAGGTTATAAGGCAATATTTGTGGCAATGAGCAAGGATGAGCTAGAGAAATTAAGCGGCCTTGATCAACCTAATGTATTTATATTCGAAGAAGTAGAAAGTGTTATTGAAAATATTGCTCAAGGTAATAAAGTGGCAAAACAAATAATTAATTTCTTAACAGGCGACGATTTGCCTCTTGAAAAAGAAATGTTGCCTCAAGTTCCAGTGAGCAAAGTTAATTTAAAACAAAAAACATCTCCTTCATTATTAAAGGATAAATTAAATAGTTTCAACCAATTGAAGGTAGATGAAATATCCGAAATTTTGCAGAAGGAAGCAGGCAGGTGCCTTAATTGTGCAGGTTGTTCTGAATGCCGTGCCTGTGAACGTGTTTGTGCCCCTAAAGCTATTTGGCACGAACAAAGAGATGAGATGGTTGAGTTATCAGTATCTTCTGTAATCTTAGCTTCCGGATACGAAACAGTAAAAAATATTCCAGTTGAATGGGGCTATGGAGCTTTTCCCAATGTGGTTACAAGTTTAGAGTATGAACGTATACTTTGTGCTTCAGGTCCATTCCAAGGTCACGTGCAACGTCCGTCAGACGGAAAACCGCCAGTTAGAATTGCGTTTATTCAATGTGTAGGATCAAGGGATCATCAGTGTGAACGAGATTATTGCTCGGCTGTTTGCTGTATGTATGCAGTTAAAGAAGCTGTCATTACGAAAGAACATTTACCTAGTGTTCAAGATATCGATATATATTATATGGATATGAGAGCTTATGGTAAAGATTTTGAAAGATATATTGAAAACGCCAAGGAAAAATATGGAATTGGGTTTATTAGAAGCCGTGTAGCGGAAGTAGCAGAAGATAAGCAAACCAGCGATATGATTTTAAAATATACAGATGAAGAAGGTCGCCTCTCGACTGCTCAGTATGATTTAGTTGTACTTTCAGTGGGAATGGAAGGGAACAAAGATATTCTTCCCGTTTTAGAAAAAACAGGAGTTAAAACTGATGGGGCAGGATTTTGTTGGATTAATGAGGTAAATCCTCCAGGAACAACGGTGGATGGAATCTTTTCCTGCGGCGTCTTAGCTGGTCCTAAAGACATTCCAGAAACGGTTATAGAAGCTAGTGCTGCTGCTTCAGCTGCTGCCCAACTGGCTGGAGCTAATGAAGTAGAGCGTCAACAATACGAGAATTATTTTAAACAACCGCCTGAACCTGTTTTGCAGGATGTTTCCAGAGAGCCACTTAGAATTGGTGTTTTTGTCTGCAGCTGCGGAACAAATATTGGTGGTTATGTAGATGTAAAAGCTGTTGCCCAATATGCTAAAACATTGCCCTTTGTAGAGTACACCAAGGATAATATTTATTCTTGTTCCCTTGATACACAAAAAGCAATGGCAGATCGGATTAAGAAAAATAAATTGAATAGGGTAGTGGTAGCTTCTTGTACACCTCGTACCCACGAGCGTCTCTTCCAGGAAGTATTGGCTAGTGCTGGTTTAAATCCCTATTTGCTTACTATGGCTAATATCAGGGAGCAGTGTTCATGGGTTCACATGAATAACCCCGATCTGGCAACGGAAAAAGCTAAAGATTTAGTTCGGATGGCAGTAGGTAAAGTAACTTATGCCAAACCCTTGAGTAAGCAAAAAATTAGTGTTACAAAGTCTGGTCTAGTAATTGGTGGCGGTATTGCTGGAATGACTGCAGCCTTGGAAATCGCTGGTATGGGTTACCCAGTAACCATAGTAGAAAGAAATAGCCAATTAGGTGGAAATGCTCTTTGGAAATTTAAAACTGCAAAGGGTCGCCGAATTAGTAGCTTGCTTCAAAAATTACAAAGTAGGATTGCTAATAATTCCAATATCCGAGTTTTGTTAAACAGCGAGATTGTCAGTATTGATGGTTATGTAGGCAATTTTAAAACCTTAATCAAAAGCGGAGATTTAGAGCATGAAATAAACCATGGGGTTATAGTAGTAGCCACCGGAGCTGGAAATTATAGCACATCAGACTATCTTTATGGCCAACACCCAATGGTAATCACTCAAAAAGAGTTAGAGGAATTAGCAACCTCTGGCGAACTGGAAAACTATTTAGCTGAACACCATATTAAAAATGTTTCCATGATTCAATGTGTCGGTTCTCGCGAACCAGAGCATCCTTACTGTAGCAGAGTTTGTTGTAACCAAGCTCTAAACAATTCTTTAATGCTCAAAGAAAAAGATCCAGAACTAAATATTTCAGTCCTATATAGAGACATTCGTTCTTACGGTGAAAATGAGCTGCAGTACCGCAAAGTACGTAAAGCTGGAGTTCAGTTCATTCGCTTCGAAGCGGAGTCAAAACCAAAAGTTGAAAAAACAGAAGATGGTTTAACAATTACAGTCCAAGAACCTCTTTTAGACCAGGAGCTAAAGTTAAACGTAGATTTGATTGTTCTAAGTACTGCTACTGTACCTAACGTAGAGGAAAATCGCCGCTTAGCTCAAATGCTTAAGGTACCTTTGAATCAGGATGGATTTTTCTTAGAAGCCCATGCTAAATTAAGACCTGTTGACTTTGCTACGGAAGGTGTATATGTCTGCGGATTAGCACACGCTCCTAAATCCATGAAAGAGAGTATGACCCAGGGTAAAGCGGCAGCTGCTAGAGCAGCAACGGTTATTGCCAAGGATTATTTGGAGACTGAAGGAACAATCGCTCAGGTTGATGAAGCTTATTGCACGGGCTGTGGAACTTGTGTGAAAGTTTGTGCTTACGGTGCCATAAATGTTGAGGAAATAGTGAAACGTAATGGAACAATTAAGAAAGCTGTGGTTAATTCTGCTTTATGTAAAGGTTGTGGAACCTGTGCGGCAACTTGTCGTTGTGGAGCAGTAGACATCAATGGTTTTTCTGACCGCCAGGTTTTATCAGAAGTTGAATCATTCCTAAAGCTAAGTTAA
- a CDS encoding hydrogenase iron-sulfur subunit, whose translation MIMQTKLKQELKQQETWEPKIIAFLCNWCSYAGADLAGTGRMQYPTNIRVIRVPCSGRINPLYITKALADGADGVLVSGCHPGDCHYLSGNMYARRRFTMLKYLLATAGIEEDRVHFTWVSASEGVRFSEVISEVVQRVKQLGPNKILGVKANEL comes from the coding sequence ATGATAATGCAAACGAAACTCAAGCAGGAATTAAAACAACAAGAGACCTGGGAACCCAAGATAATTGCTTTTTTGTGCAATTGGTGCAGTTATGCTGGAGCAGATTTAGCCGGGACCGGTAGAATGCAATATCCAACGAATATAAGAGTCATTAGGGTACCATGTTCAGGAAGAATCAATCCATTGTATATAACTAAAGCTTTGGCAGACGGAGCAGATGGTGTATTGGTTTCAGGTTGTCACCCTGGAGATTGCCATTATCTTTCGGGAAACATGTATGCTAGAAGGCGTTTTACAATGTTAAAATATTTACTGGCTACAGCTGGTATCGAAGAAGATCGAGTACATTTCACTTGGGTATCAGCTTCAGAAGGTGTACGTTTTTCGGAAGTAATTAGCGAAGTTGTCCAAAGGGTCAAACAGCTTGGCCCTAACAAGATTTTAGGAGTGAAGGCAAATGAGCTTTGA
- a CDS encoding 4Fe-4S dicluster domain-containing protein encodes MSFEKQKEEMVRICHEIWEKGQAELILGFGVNEAAEFATPLFVRNKDDIGKLIWDGSCSPNLAKYVLAKKEKVAIVAKPCDIRALVMYMIEKQITRDQVIIIGMECPGMQNGDNELHPWCAECKVHVPPIYNYLIKSENLVEQKKMEEPQNSETSNANLEANLQRLQAELKKCIMCFSCRQACYGCYCTTCFMDRNIPNWQPNELDMGAKLNFHLGRFMHLAGRCVECGACERVCPSGVKIRYIIKDLTDFCEKVYGYQAGLDPNEVPVLTAFEQNDKEFGFLGGEKFGNIKGSKCCDKAVG; translated from the coding sequence ATGAGCTTTGAAAAACAAAAAGAAGAAATGGTTCGTATTTGCCACGAAATTTGGGAAAAGGGTCAAGCTGAGCTTATATTAGGCTTTGGAGTTAACGAAGCAGCAGAATTTGCGACCCCTCTATTTGTTAGGAATAAAGATGATATAGGAAAACTAATATGGGATGGATCCTGTTCTCCAAATTTAGCTAAATACGTTTTGGCAAAAAAAGAAAAAGTAGCTATTGTAGCTAAGCCTTGTGATATTCGTGCTTTGGTAATGTATATGATAGAGAAGCAAATTACCAGGGATCAAGTAATAATAATTGGGATGGAATGCCCTGGAATGCAGAATGGCGATAATGAGTTACATCCTTGGTGCGCTGAATGTAAGGTTCATGTCCCACCTATTTATAATTATCTTATCAAATCGGAGAACTTGGTTGAGCAAAAGAAAATGGAAGAGCCGCAAAACTCAGAGACATCTAATGCTAATCTGGAAGCCAACCTGCAACGTTTGCAGGCGGAATTAAAAAAATGTATTATGTGTTTTTCTTGCCGACAAGCATGTTATGGATGCTATTGTACCACCTGCTTTATGGACAGGAATATTCCTAATTGGCAGCCTAATGAATTAGATATGGGTGCTAAATTAAATTTTCATCTGGGGCGTTTTATGCATCTTGCCGGACGCTGTGTTGAGTGTGGAGCATGTGAAAGAGTGTGCCCCTCCGGGGTAAAAATAAGATATATTATTAAGGATTTAACAGATTTTTGTGAAAAAGTCTATGGATATCAGGCAGGGCTAGATCCTAACGAAGTTCCAGTCCTGACAGCTTTCGAACAAAATGATAAGGAATTTGGCTTCCTGGGGGGTGAAAAATTTGGAAACATCAAAGGCTCAAAATGCTGCGATAAAGCTGTTGGATAA
- a CDS encoding 4Fe-4S dicluster domain-containing protein, producing METSKAQNAAIKLLDKNKIGQLLEKWMGSYNLIAPAKEGEVLTFQEVGNKNDIIINDDLPYKSPKEILFPRIQKILNFTREGADEIEPSKQKRLLFGVRPCDLEALGVLDAVLGSGKYIDPYYVKLRENTIIVGLGCLNEKVGCFCTERGIDKGFSAACDVFFVDRGDHYEMTVLTEKGESILSPCLDLLQEGGEKAITPGNLESKLEVKAPVKDLFDKVNWDLLTEKCQGCGICTYICPTCHCFGFKDIREEDSEARYRLWDSCMYPQFTAHASGHNPRPSTKERYRQRVLHKYVYIKENTGLTACTGCGRCIRSCPAGMNIKSVVTEIMEELS from the coding sequence TTGGAAACATCAAAGGCTCAAAATGCTGCGATAAAGCTGTTGGATAAAAACAAGATAGGCCAACTTCTAGAAAAATGGATGGGATCTTATAATTTAATTGCTCCGGCTAAAGAAGGCGAAGTCTTGACATTCCAGGAAGTTGGTAACAAAAATGACATTATTATAAACGATGATTTGCCGTACAAATCCCCAAAAGAAATTCTTTTTCCTAGAATCCAAAAAATCTTAAATTTCACCAGAGAAGGAGCCGACGAAATAGAACCTTCTAAACAAAAGAGACTTTTGTTTGGAGTCCGTCCTTGCGATTTAGAAGCATTAGGAGTCCTGGATGCGGTCTTAGGTAGCGGTAAGTACATTGATCCATACTATGTAAAGCTAAGAGAAAATACAATCATTGTTGGCTTAGGCTGTTTGAATGAAAAAGTTGGTTGCTTTTGCACCGAAAGGGGAATAGACAAGGGGTTTTCGGCAGCTTGCGATGTTTTTTTCGTAGATCGAGGGGATCACTACGAGATGACAGTATTAACTGAAAAGGGAGAATCGATTTTGTCTCCTTGCCTTGATCTGCTTCAGGAAGGTGGAGAAAAAGCAATTACTCCTGGCAATTTAGAGAGTAAGTTGGAAGTTAAAGCACCAGTGAAGGATTTATTTGATAAAGTCAACTGGGACCTGCTAACTGAGAAATGTCAGGGTTGCGGTATTTGTACTTATATTTGCCCTACCTGTCATTGCTTTGGGTTTAAGGACATCCGCGAAGAAGACTCTGAGGCACGCTACCGTTTATGGGATAGTTGTATGTATCCTCAGTTTACTGCCCATGCTTCGGGACATAATCCCAGACCTTCTACGAAGGAACGTTATCGTCAGCGTGTACTCCATAAATATGTTTATATAAAAGAAAATACAGGGTTAACAGCATGTACTGGCTGTGGCCGCTGTATTAGGAGTTGCCCGGCTGGTATGAATATTAAATCCGTCGTTACGGAGATTATGGAGGAGTTATCATGA